A stretch of the Thermus thermamylovorans genome encodes the following:
- a CDS encoding helix-turn-helix domain-containing protein encodes MQLAKHQRRLMLELKNPPHPDNLHALYRDTEDPVERARWHALWLLATGHPIPQAANYSEHWVRTVVHRYN; translated from the coding sequence ATGCAATTGGCCAAACACCAACGCCGCCTCATGCTGGAGCTCAAGAACCCTCCCCACCCCGACAACCTCCACGCCCTCTACCGGGACACGGAAGACCCGGTGGAACGAGCCCGCTGGCACGCCCTATGGCTCCTCGCCACCGGCCACCCCATCCCTCAGGCGGCCAACTACTCCGAACACTGGGTCCGCACCGTGGTCCATCGCTACAACTAA